The proteins below are encoded in one region of Cucurbita pepo subsp. pepo cultivar mu-cu-16 chromosome LG10, ASM280686v2, whole genome shotgun sequence:
- the LOC111803386 gene encoding glutamate receptor 3.6 isoform X2: MRVICLLVLMLLFNGSSSIGDSKNVSMRPDVVDIGALFSFSSMIGRVGKIAVEAAVEDVNSDPSILGGTKLKLSLHDTNYSGFLGIIESLRFMETKTLAIIGPQNSVTAHVLSHIANELQVPLLSFSATDPTLSSLQFPFFIRTSQNDLYQMAAVADIVDYFQWRQVIAIFVDDDHGRNGIAALGDQLNEKRCKISLKVPLKPDASRDEVTDALVKVALSESRILVVHTYETTGMVVLDVARSLGMTEPGYVWIATNWLSLLLDTNSPLPSSSMENIQGLVALRLYSPDSALKRSFVSRWTNLTNGKASSGPLGLSTYGLYAYDTVWMLAHAINAFLNEGGDLSFSKLSKLTGTDVGTLNFNSMSIFNGGKTLLHRILDVKFTGITGRVEFTPDRDIIRPAFEVINIIGTGERRIGYWSNYSGLSTVPPESLYSKPPNRTSSNQKLYDVVWPGQATQKPRGWAFPNSGRRLRIGVPRRVGYQEFVSQVEGTDMFRGYCVDVFTAAINLLPYAVPYKLIPFGDGLTNPSVTELVRLLTTGVFDAAIGDIAIITNRTRMADFTQPYIESGLVIVAPVKKLNSNAWAFLRPFTPKMWCITAVSFLVIGAVVWILEHRINDDFRGPPKQQIITILWFSFSTLFFSHRENTVSTLGRIVLLVWLFVVLIINSSYTASLTSILTVQQLSSPVKGIETLISNNDPIGYQQGSFARNYLIEELGIHESRLVPLVSTEHYVKALNDGPTNNGVAAIIDERAYVELFLSTRCEYSIVGQEFTKNGWGFAFQRDSPLAVDMSTAILRLSENGDLQRIHDKWLMKSACTSQASKFEVDRLQLGSFWGLFLISGLACLLALLIYLYLTVRQYSKHYPEELGSSERSSRSSSLHRFLSFADEKEEVVKSRSKRRRMQEASVRSMNEENSTGSSRKHGHDDGYDINA, from the exons ATGAGGGTTATTTGCCTTCTAGTATTGATGCTTCTCTTCAATGGGAGTTCCTCAATTGGAGATAGCAAAAATGTATCCATGAGACCTGATGTTGTCGACATTGGGGCTTTATTCTCTTTCAGTTCTATGATCGGCAGAGTTGGAAAAATTGCCGTGGAAGCTGCGGTCGAGGATGTAAATTCCGATCCATCCATCTTGGGGGGGACGAAGCTGAAGCTCAGTTTACATGATACCAATTACAGTGGATTCTTGGGCATCATTGAAT CCTTGCGTTTCATGGAGACTAAGACTTTGGCCATAATTGGACCACAAAACTCTGTGACTGCTCATGTTTTATCTCATATTGCGAACGAGCTCCAAGTCCCTTTATTGTCGTTTTCGGCTACAGATCCCACACTGTCATCACTTCAGTTTCCTTTCTTTATTAGAACTTCACAGAATGATCTGTATCAGATGGCTGCCGTAGCTGATATAGTTGATTACTTTCAATGGAGACAAGTGATTGCCATCTTTGTTGATGATGACCATGGTAGAAATGGTATTGCAGCATTGGGGGATCAACTTAATGAGAAACGATGCAAG ATCTCATTAAAAGTACCATTGAAGCCTGATGCAAGTCGAGACGAGGTCACTGATGCACTTGTTAAGGTGGCTTTATCAGAGTCTCGGATACTCGTTGTTCATACTTATGAGACCACAGGTATGGTGGTGCTCGATGTGGCACGATCTCTTGGAATGACAGAACCTGGGTATGTATGGATAGCTACTAACTGGCTTTCTTTACTACTCGACACAAATTCTCCTCtaccttcttcttctatggAAAATATTCAAGGACTTGTTGCTTTGCGTCTTTATTCACCAGATTCTGCACTGAAGAGGAGTTTTGTTTCAAGGTGGACTAATTTGACTAATGGAAAGGCATCAAGCGGTCCGCTCGGGTTGAGTACGTATGGATTATATGCTTACGATACGGTTTGGATGCTGGCTCATGCAATAAACGCATTTCTTAATGAAGGTGGagatctttcattttcaaaactttccaAGTTAACTGGAACTGATGTTGGAACTTTGAATTTCAACTCTATGAGTATCTTCAATGGTGGGAAGACACTACTTCATAGAATTTTAGACGTCAAGTTTACTGGAATAACAGGTCGAGTTGAGTTCACTCCAGATAGGGACATAATCCGCCCTGCATTCGAAGTGATCAATATAATCGGCACGGGAGAGAGGAGAATTGGTTATTGGTCTAACTATTCTGGTTTGTCAACTGTGCCTCCTGAAAGCCTTTACTCGAAACCACCTAACCGAACCAGTTCTAATCAAAAGCTATATGATGTGGTATGGCCTGGACAAGCAACACAGAAGCCTCGTGGATGGGCATTTCCAAACAGTGGAAGACGATTGAGAATCGGAGTCCCGAGACGAGTAGGTTATCAAGAATTTGTCTCACAAGTAGAAGGAACCGACATGTTCCGAGGCTACTGCGTCGATGTCTTTACTGCAGCAATCAACTTGTTGCCTTATGCAGTCCCCTATAAGTTAATTCCATTTGGAGATGGCCTTACTAATCCTAGTGTAACCGAACTTGTTCGTCTACTCACAACTGGG GTCTTTGATGCAGCTATAGGTGACATTGCAATTATCACGAACCGAACCAGGATGGCCGACTTTACGCAGCCATACATCGAGTCTGGCTTAGTAATCGTAGCCCCGGTCAAGAAGTTGAACTCTAATGCTTGGGCTTTTTTACGGCCATTCACCCCGAAGATGTGGTGCATTACTGCTGTGTCTTTTCTTGTAATAGGAGCAGTTGTTTGGATTTTAGAGCATCGGATAAATGACGATTTTCGGGGGCCTCCGAAGCAACAAATCATTACTATTCTATG GTTCAGCTTTTCAACTCTGTTCTTCTCTCATC GGGAAAACACCGTCAGTACCCTCGGTCGAATCGTGCTGCTCGTATGGTTATTTGTTGTTCTAATTATCAACTCGAGCTACACTGCAAGCTTGACCTCTATCCTCACAGTTCAACAACTTTCTTCTCCTGTCAAAGGGATTGAAACTTTGATTTCAAACAATGACCCAATTGGCTATCAGCAGGGTTCATTTGCTCGAAACTACTTGATCGAGGAACTTGGCATTCATGAGTCGAGACTCGTTCCACTCGTCTCAACAGAACACTATGTCAAAGCGTTGAATGACGGGCCAACGAATAACGGTGTTGCTGCTATTATCGACGAGCGAGCATATGTAGAGCTCTTCCTTTCGACCCGTTGCGAATACAGCATTGTTGGCCAAGAGTTCACCAAAAATGGGTGGGGATTT GCTTTCCAGCGCGACTCTCCTTTAGCAGTTGACATGTCCACAGCTATTCTTAGACTCTCCGAAAATGGTGATCTTCAAAGGATCCATGACAAATGGTTAATGAAAAGTGCCTGTACATCACAAGCCTCGAAATTCGAGGTGGATCGACTTCAGCTCGGTAGCTTTTGGGGACTTTTTCTAATATCTGGATTAGCCTGCTTGCTCGCTCTACTGATATACCTCTATCTAACGGTGCGCCAATATAGCAAGCATTACCCTGAAGAACTCGGGTCTTCCGAGCGATCTTCTCGATCGTCAAGCTTGCAtagatttctttcttttgcagatgaaaaggaagaagtcGTCAAAAGTCGATCCAAGCGTCGACGGATGCAGGAGGCTTCGGTTCGAAGcatgaatgaagaaaattcGACAGGCAGTTCAAGAAAACATGGCCATGATGATGGTTATGATATTAATGCATGA
- the LOC111803956 gene encoding 54S ribosomal protein L19, mitochondrial-like encodes MATLKEILTRRPVAATIRLTVPAGGARPAPPVGPALGQYRLNLMAFCKDFNARTQKYKPDTPMAVTITAFKDNTFEFTVKSPSVTWYLKKAAGIESGSGRPGHVVASTLTVKHIYDIAKVKQSDPFCQYMPLESICKSIIGTANSMGIKVVKELD; translated from the coding sequence ATGGCCACCTTGAAAGAGATCTTAACAAGACGACCCGTCGCCGCCACCATCAGGCTCACCGTACCTGCTGGCGGAGCTCGCCCTGCGCCACCGGTGGGTCCGGCGTTGGGTCAGTACCGGCTGAATCTGATGGCTTTCTGCAAGGATTTCAATGCCCGGACTCAAAAGTACAAGCCTGACACACCCATGGCCGTCACCATTACGGCTTTCAAGGACAATACCTTTGAGTTCACCGTAAAGTCGCCGTCGGTCACATGGTACCTGAAGAAAGCCGCCGGGATCGAGTCTGGGAGCGGCCGCCCTGGCCATGTGGTCGCCTCTACGCTCACTGTCAAGCACATTTACGATATCGCCAAAGTCAAGCAGTCCGATCCTTTTTGCCAGTACATGCCACTAGAGTCCATTTGTAAGTCCATTATCGGCACTGCCAATAGCATGGGAATTAAGGTTGTTAAGGAATTGGATTAA
- the LOC111803386 gene encoding glutamate receptor 3.6 isoform X1 yields MRVVCLLVLMLLFNGSSSIGDSKNVSMRPDVVDIGALFSFSSMIGRVGKIAVEAAVEDVNSDPSILGGTKLKLSLHDTNYSGFLGIIESLRFMETKTLAIIGPQNSVTAHVLSHIANELQVPLLSFSATDPTLSSLQFPFFIRTSQNDLYQMAAVADIVDYFQWRQVIAIFVDDDHGRNGIAALGDQLNEKRCKISLKVPLKPDASRDEVTDALVKVALSESRILVVHTYETTGMVVLDVARSLGMTEPGYVWIATNWLSLLLDTNSPLPSSSMENIQGLVALRLYSPDSALKRSFVSRWTNLTNGKASSGPLGLSTYGLYAYDTVWMLAHAINAFLNEGGDLSFSKLSKLTGTDVGTLNFNSMSIFNGGKTLLHRILDVKFTGITGRVEFTPDRDIIRPAFEVINIIGTGERRIGYWSNYSGLSTVPPESLYSKPPNRTSSNQKLYDVVWPGQATQKPRGWAFPNSGRRLRIGVPRRVGYQEFVSQVEGTDMFRGYCVDVFTAAINLLPYAVPYKLIPFGDGLTNPSVTELVRLLTTGVFDAAIGDIAIITNRTRMADFTQPYIESGLVIVAPVKKLNSNAWAFLRPFTPKMWCITAVSFLVIGAVVWILEHRINDDFRGPPKQQIITILWFSFSTLFFSHRENTVSTLGRIVLLVWLFVVLIINSSYTASLTSILTVQQLSSPVKGIETLISNNDPIGYQQGSFARNYLIEELGIHESRLVPLVSTEHYVKALNDGPTNNGVAAIIDERAYVELFLSTRCEYSIVGQEFTKNGWGFAFQRDSPLAVDMSTAILRLSENGDLQRIHDKWLMKSACTSQASKFEVDRLQLGSFWGLFLISGLACLLALLIYLYLTVRQYSKHYPEELGSSERSSRSSSLHRFLSFADEKEEVVKSRSKRRRMQEASVRSMNEENSTGSSRKHGHDDGYDINA; encoded by the exons ATGAGGGTTG TTTGCCTTCTAGTATTGATGCTTCTCTTCAATGGGAGTTCCTCAATTGGAGATAGCAAAAATGTATCCATGAGACCTGATGTTGTCGACATTGGGGCTTTATTCTCTTTCAGTTCTATGATCGGCAGAGTTGGAAAAATTGCCGTGGAAGCTGCGGTCGAGGATGTAAATTCCGATCCATCCATCTTGGGGGGGACGAAGCTGAAGCTCAGTTTACATGATACCAATTACAGTGGATTCTTGGGCATCATTGAAT CCTTGCGTTTCATGGAGACTAAGACTTTGGCCATAATTGGACCACAAAACTCTGTGACTGCTCATGTTTTATCTCATATTGCGAACGAGCTCCAAGTCCCTTTATTGTCGTTTTCGGCTACAGATCCCACACTGTCATCACTTCAGTTTCCTTTCTTTATTAGAACTTCACAGAATGATCTGTATCAGATGGCTGCCGTAGCTGATATAGTTGATTACTTTCAATGGAGACAAGTGATTGCCATCTTTGTTGATGATGACCATGGTAGAAATGGTATTGCAGCATTGGGGGATCAACTTAATGAGAAACGATGCAAG ATCTCATTAAAAGTACCATTGAAGCCTGATGCAAGTCGAGACGAGGTCACTGATGCACTTGTTAAGGTGGCTTTATCAGAGTCTCGGATACTCGTTGTTCATACTTATGAGACCACAGGTATGGTGGTGCTCGATGTGGCACGATCTCTTGGAATGACAGAACCTGGGTATGTATGGATAGCTACTAACTGGCTTTCTTTACTACTCGACACAAATTCTCCTCtaccttcttcttctatggAAAATATTCAAGGACTTGTTGCTTTGCGTCTTTATTCACCAGATTCTGCACTGAAGAGGAGTTTTGTTTCAAGGTGGACTAATTTGACTAATGGAAAGGCATCAAGCGGTCCGCTCGGGTTGAGTACGTATGGATTATATGCTTACGATACGGTTTGGATGCTGGCTCATGCAATAAACGCATTTCTTAATGAAGGTGGagatctttcattttcaaaactttccaAGTTAACTGGAACTGATGTTGGAACTTTGAATTTCAACTCTATGAGTATCTTCAATGGTGGGAAGACACTACTTCATAGAATTTTAGACGTCAAGTTTACTGGAATAACAGGTCGAGTTGAGTTCACTCCAGATAGGGACATAATCCGCCCTGCATTCGAAGTGATCAATATAATCGGCACGGGAGAGAGGAGAATTGGTTATTGGTCTAACTATTCTGGTTTGTCAACTGTGCCTCCTGAAAGCCTTTACTCGAAACCACCTAACCGAACCAGTTCTAATCAAAAGCTATATGATGTGGTATGGCCTGGACAAGCAACACAGAAGCCTCGTGGATGGGCATTTCCAAACAGTGGAAGACGATTGAGAATCGGAGTCCCGAGACGAGTAGGTTATCAAGAATTTGTCTCACAAGTAGAAGGAACCGACATGTTCCGAGGCTACTGCGTCGATGTCTTTACTGCAGCAATCAACTTGTTGCCTTATGCAGTCCCCTATAAGTTAATTCCATTTGGAGATGGCCTTACTAATCCTAGTGTAACCGAACTTGTTCGTCTACTCACAACTGGG GTCTTTGATGCAGCTATAGGTGACATTGCAATTATCACGAACCGAACCAGGATGGCCGACTTTACGCAGCCATACATCGAGTCTGGCTTAGTAATCGTAGCCCCGGTCAAGAAGTTGAACTCTAATGCTTGGGCTTTTTTACGGCCATTCACCCCGAAGATGTGGTGCATTACTGCTGTGTCTTTTCTTGTAATAGGAGCAGTTGTTTGGATTTTAGAGCATCGGATAAATGACGATTTTCGGGGGCCTCCGAAGCAACAAATCATTACTATTCTATG GTTCAGCTTTTCAACTCTGTTCTTCTCTCATC GGGAAAACACCGTCAGTACCCTCGGTCGAATCGTGCTGCTCGTATGGTTATTTGTTGTTCTAATTATCAACTCGAGCTACACTGCAAGCTTGACCTCTATCCTCACAGTTCAACAACTTTCTTCTCCTGTCAAAGGGATTGAAACTTTGATTTCAAACAATGACCCAATTGGCTATCAGCAGGGTTCATTTGCTCGAAACTACTTGATCGAGGAACTTGGCATTCATGAGTCGAGACTCGTTCCACTCGTCTCAACAGAACACTATGTCAAAGCGTTGAATGACGGGCCAACGAATAACGGTGTTGCTGCTATTATCGACGAGCGAGCATATGTAGAGCTCTTCCTTTCGACCCGTTGCGAATACAGCATTGTTGGCCAAGAGTTCACCAAAAATGGGTGGGGATTT GCTTTCCAGCGCGACTCTCCTTTAGCAGTTGACATGTCCACAGCTATTCTTAGACTCTCCGAAAATGGTGATCTTCAAAGGATCCATGACAAATGGTTAATGAAAAGTGCCTGTACATCACAAGCCTCGAAATTCGAGGTGGATCGACTTCAGCTCGGTAGCTTTTGGGGACTTTTTCTAATATCTGGATTAGCCTGCTTGCTCGCTCTACTGATATACCTCTATCTAACGGTGCGCCAATATAGCAAGCATTACCCTGAAGAACTCGGGTCTTCCGAGCGATCTTCTCGATCGTCAAGCTTGCAtagatttctttcttttgcagatgaaaaggaagaagtcGTCAAAAGTCGATCCAAGCGTCGACGGATGCAGGAGGCTTCGGTTCGAAGcatgaatgaagaaaattcGACAGGCAGTTCAAGAAAACATGGCCATGATGATGGTTATGATATTAATGCATGA